gagaGCTAAAGTGCAACTttgttatatattaatttataatttctttatttataagaggattgaattgaaattttttcattttgagtacCAAAGTGCAATTGtactatatattaatttataggttatttatttataaaaggaCAAGattgaatttttttcattttggggCCCTAAGGCTCTTACCTTTCCTCGCTTAGATTTACCTCTAATCTCGATCTAATCACATTAGGTCACATTGTCGACCTAATAAAGAGATAATTGAATAACATATTTGTCTATCAAATGATGACACATGATTAGAAAAGTCGACCTCATATGCACATTGCTCGACTCTATAGCAAGGGACTCTTCTTCTAGCTTCCTCTTCTTGCAAGAACTTCTTTGACCTATTGCAATTCCTTAATCACTTCATTCTCTATTCACGGCTCTCCTCTCCGTTTTTAGAATGAACCACCTTCTCACGCTATTGTATCGACAATATTATAGATTGATATTATCTAAAACGAATCGTATTACACCAAAATAACCTAATTGCACCAAAAACTCCTATTAAAAACTCTTTAACAAAACATGTTGAGCTTTTTGTCCAACGTGCTGCACATTTGCGATTCACCTTCCccaatatatataaattgattCACTAATAACTATCATAATTCGATTGAATCTTAATTAGATTGATATTGATATTATTGTCAATGAAGGAGGACGTGATTTCGAGCGCGTTGAAgtacattatcctcctatttaaaggTTGAAGAATAATTGTAAATAAttcttaatataatataaaaaaaagagatattataaaaacttataacgaaattaatattaaataaatttaaaaacaaaacattTGTGATGTCAAATTTGACATTGACAACTACGTAGCAACCCACTGTTTTTTTTAATGGACCCATTTTATAGTGGTTTTTTTGTATACAGCAATTTATGGGTGTCAGTTTATAGGATaaaatgaatttatttattttttgtgtcACCCAAAGTTGACTTAAGGTGTCCTAACAAAGAATGATTACGAAGCAAACAACCCACTTTTCTAGTGGTTAAAATACGTATGAGGTCCTTATATTAGAAGATATGAatcaaattagtccctctatTTTTAAATGACTGAATTAGTctttatactattaaaaagaatcaaataagtctAAAGAGTAACATGGTTAACATTTACGATTCGACTACAGTTTAATTTCAAACAAAAGATTTTTATTTATAGAACCATAAAAACTTTAACAATATTaactttattaaataataaatgataTTTTTTAAACAACAGATATCAACTCTATTCTAATTTGACCTTATTTGAtactttttaataataaaataactaaattaatCCATTTACTAATTGAGAGATTAATTCGATTTAATCTTTATAATACAGAATTTCTCAGATATATTCGCCCTTTTGTCTCCTACATCTAGCTTCAATCATGCCGTTTGGTTGTGTTTTTTTAAACTACTTCAAATGGGAttcaactattagtaaatttatgttttggtcattcaacttcaaaaagttataaaagtaGCCACTAAAACTATTCAGAAGTTTTCATTTAAGctattgagttgataaatcattGTTGTATGATCTATTTTGTGACATTTTTTGTTCACGTCGATTGCATCAATCAAAAGCTCACATCCCcttcaattttacaatttttttttaatgaaacaactttgaacttcacaaatttgttAACCAAAATCCAAGTAATTTTATTCTTCGATCTCCGACACTAATTGTTAGATCAACTTAAAACTAAAGTATTCTTTCTCTACTTGTTAATGCATACTAATCAAGGGTGGAGAGCCAACccttaaaataaaagtttttaaaatagaagttttctattttggtcactttataatttataatatttaaattagtaatagtaaaattatactttgcccccaaaataatagaattttgatttaaaattcataaattaTATAGTCTATCAAAATCGTAGAATCTTCTCTTGGAACTTACTAGCgaactatttttatataaaaatactttaataactcgataatttaaataaaaattttaaataatttaatgactattttataatttttaaaaattaaatgaatttatatttataaaaattgttTATGCAAATTGGAGGAATTGTCAACATTCTATTTTGATTTTagaaaaagccaaaataaatagaaaatatataaaagaattccGTCACATGGCCAGCGCAGAAAAATGCCAAAGAAAACAGCAGTGGAAATTCCAATTATGTTTCTAGAAACAAAAAACCAAGCCGACATTTTGGATATGttaataaaaagtttaaaacaaATTCTCTGGTGCTCCAGAAACGGAATCAACGGTCATTTAGCGCGTGGACCCACCTTCCCTCCAACGCCCGCCATTCGGTTTCCTTAATTACCCTTAAACTAGAACCAACAACAAGTCGTcttcaatttataaaaaataaaaatcataataggAAAGTTGTTATTTATGAATATGGTTATGTAATCTTTTGCTTATTTTAGTTTTTTcacacaaaaaaaaattgaattttttttaattttttgctgGCACTTGAATATTATAACAGTCAATATTGGTTAAGTGGTTTATTTTTGTTAGTTTTAAGAACTCGATTGGGTGTAAAAAAGTCGTAggagtttaattgattttttcaattttgtttgaGGGTCTTTTATACCATTAATCCTATATTTATTTATCgagttaataaaatattttatccaTGAACTTTATAACTAGGTCCATTTTAGCACCTATATTTGACAATCATATCTATATTGGCACCTAAACTTGGAAAATGAAAAAGTTTGATGACATTGCACTTTAAAATTATATCACATCATTAGTTAAaagttaatatatatttataaaattttgatgatGACATAGCATAATATTAGAGTTTTGCGTAATCAAATTTTGACGAAATCCAAATTCAGATACCAAAATAGACTTATCTGCCAatttcaaatattaaaataaacaaaaagaaaatgcaAGTATCAAAGTGGACCTAGTTACTAAGTTAGAAGCAAAAAATTATATCAacccttatttatttattgtattgctttaattattttagaatttatttaaattttaatataataatttatattataaaaaattgtaaactatttatatacattttaaaataGATTTATTTGCTCCAGACGTCATCAAACTATGATATTGATCTTCAATCTTCAAAATAGTCTAAATGAGTTTTAAACGTATTAGTATTGTTATATCCTCACCATTGTACAACATGTGGTAAGTTGTTAGGTAATCTGAGGACAATTTTCCACTAGAAACAATCTGCATACAAGCCCCCACGAGAAATAGTCCAAACACAACCATTTGTGCGTAGAATGGTCCTTAGATGACCCTTTGCAAACCCTACCCGAATCAACATAGAAACACTTGCTATGAACCACCTACTGGCTAGGACCGCTCAAATGTAACTGTCTCATACGACCCTGAAGATGAATATGTCAAAGCAGGATCACACAATACACTCCAGGTGTACAGGGCACTGTACTGCGGAGTGCTCGGGATACCAACGATCGTCTCCTCTAAAAACCTTACATAGAAACCTTAGCACACCATCCCTCTCCTCATTACATGGGCTCTCCAACTATCACAAATGAATAGGCACTTCTCTCTACCATATTCTCTTCGTTAGTATTATATTATTCATATCTTTCCATTAGTTTAGTCATACTTAAACATTAAATATCAATTCAAATCTAATGTAGAATATACTTCAAATATATAGACCAATTTATAAATATACGTGATTCGAACTAACATTTTAACACTTAAATTGACGAAAAAACATATAATATTGATACTTTAAACATCCAATCGTAATAGGATATCGTGTGCAAGTaatcttttaaaacatttttatcTCAAAGTATTCACGCGATGCCATGTTTGAACTTGAAGAACAATGATTCCAAGCTTTAGGAGTGGGAGAAGGAATCTCATGTAACGCACATGCAACTGTAGAAGAAGAATCTATGCATCTCATTCGCTAGTTTCATCTCACTGTTCGCCATTTGCTGTACATTACTCCCTTTGCTAATTGTTATCCACTAATCTCACTTTTATACTAATATTTCGGGTTATGTTGAAAATATCTCATAAATTCatgtatttttcaaaatttaaaactttactttttatttttaacaattttacattttacattttaaaaataaaaggattaaattctagaaaataaaatatataggctaaattttaaattttagaaaaatataaaatttatgacatattttaatcatttaacaATTACGTCAACTTTGATACTTGTATAATTTTTCATTACAAAAAATAGACATAATTGTCAAATTCAAGAGCAAAAATTTATATGGTTAAAATATGGCATAAGTCTCTATACTCTTCacaaatttaaaatatagttattatatttttatttttaaaatttagtctctctactttttaaaatttaaaatttaagtctaattattaatattgttaaatttgttggtgtggtattttgaaataaaaagctCACATAATAGCAATGTAATTAAAAAATAACGttgtaatgaacttgaatttaataaaataatcttaACAATATTAACGGTTTTAtctgaattttaaaatctgaaaaatagaggactaaatttttaaaaataaaaagtagatgGATGAAATCTTAAATTTAGGAAAAATATTCGGATTATATTAaccctaatattttaattatgttttcgaTATTTCATTTCTAGAAAATCCAAGTCAATCGATATTTCATTTCTAGAAAATCCAAGTCAATCGATATTTCATTTCTAGAAAATCCAAGTCAATCATAGTCATAAATGAGCTGCTTGATGGAAAAAACCAAAGTCAAAGCTTTCAATAATTTTCCAATTTGGCTTTAAATATCGTAGATGGCAGTTTTGTAATTTATCAATACCCAGAAGGGCATTTCCCTTTCCTCCGCCCCTCCAACGACACCACACTGAAACAAACGAAACAAGCCTAACTAagaattttaatatcttaccattAAAAGATAATggtcaattttttttaataaggCCCTTGAACTATATGTTTTTAATGGATTTAGTCCCTATAATTTCTAGTCCTTTAGTTTTTGAAATGTGTATTTTCAAGCAATTAGgttttttcttatttcacaatAATTTCACCAAATGATGTGATGACGTGGTGTACGGTCGTTAATACTTTATACAATTggagaaggttttttttttttaaagattgagAATATACATTTTAAAGAGTAAAGAGAGTAAATGCATCAAATTCTAACAATGAGATAAAATCTACTAAAATTATAAATGTAGGGACTTTTTAGAAATTTGACCAAAAATAATTACAAttaattagtattattttattttagcataATCATAAATTTAACTTCTAACATTCACTTTAATTGTCATTTTAGTCCTaattttttgatattttaattttaaactttcaaattttagtcAAATTACTTTTTGTGTGGCATTGCCGTGATAACTAGTGTGGTAATCAACATGTAAATTATAATGGAGTATAGGTAGACTGCCACATCTGTCGCCATATCAATACCATAAATTTAGCCCATAACATTTATTTGGACATTTTGTCCTAATTTTTTTTATCACATTGGCCTTAAACCTTAAAAATTAGTCAAATTGCTTTGTTTCGGATGAAAAAGCTAACTGaagtgttaaaattttaatagcatTGTGCATGACAATCTACATGCACTTCATTGTTGacatgaatatttatattaaaaaaaaactttatgaACCAttgttgattttaatttttttttgaatttttatgaagtaTACATCGATTGCCACGTAAAGTACAACATCAATGCTGTTAAAATTTTATCAGTTTAGCTAGCTTTTCTTTCGGAAACAACACAATTTGACAAATTTTGAAGTTCCAAGattaaaatgacaaaaaaaaaagaacaaaatgaTAAAATGAGTAAACACTAAGAACTAAAtttataattatgtgaaagtttaataGTTCAATCAGGTtttcactaaaaaaataaaattgactaaagtgtAAAGGATTATGgccaaaatgaagaaaaaaaaattaaagcaagATAATAAAATAGATgaacattagggactaaatttacTATTATACCTTTTCATATCTTATATACAGCTTTtccattttcaaaaaaaaaaaaaaacaaaaacaacttCATAAAAAACAAAATTCAAAACCTCATCCTTCTTCCCTGGCACTCAATCTATATTTATATAAACATTTTCATATACACCTTTTACTTTACAAATTTTGGACAATtacaagaaatttttttttttgaaaaataaataatggCTAAGCCGTCGTCGGAAGGAGATTCTTCGACGGCATCACGGACCGGTTCACGTTCCACGATGAGGGAATCATCGTTGAAAGGTTGCGGTTTTTCGAGTTTTACCGGTTTTAGGGCTGAGAAGGAAGATGTTCTGAGGCTGGCGATGCCTCTATATCTACGCTTGGCTATGCTTGATTGTATTAAGAAAAAAGACGTCGACGCCGGTGACCAGCATTTTCAAACGAGCGGCTCCGAAGATGATCCTTGTTGTGAAAATCCTGTCGTCGTTTTTATTAACCCTAAAAGCGGCGGCCGGAATGGTTCCGTCCTTCAAGACCGTCTCCAGCATATGATTAGCCAAGAACAGGTAATACTTTTCAATTTCCTTATGTATATTTGAATTTGTGGTAGCCTTGGTTTTATATGTTGATTGAGGTAAAATAGTCCCTCAAAGAGCAAATTGATACAAAAATTtcatatatttgtattgttaaaaaTTCACATGGCGGACGGAATAAACAGAAAGTGGCATGTCGCATGCCATGAGTAAGTCAGCAAACGTACAATGGAATTTTTAAGAGGAGGagcaatttgctctttgatttatCCACAGGGAGCAAAATACAATCTGATTCTAGTAGGGATTCTAGTAGGGGCCTCCACGTTACTTTAACCGTTTGTTGATGAATTTTTAATTTGGAAATGTAGGTATTTGACCTCCATAATGTGAAACCGGATGAATTTGTACGTTATGGATTGGGTTGCCTTGAAAAGTGGGCTGAAAAAGACAATTGTGCCAAAGAGACAAGGAAGAACATCAGGGTTGTGGTATGTTTCTACTTTCTACCAACCTTTTTCTATAACTTGTCTTCAGTAtgttggctatatatatatatatatacacacacatatataactTCTGAAAGAGTTAAAAAGGTTATAGTTTAGATTTACaagataataaattttttttgaagtgtaaaatttaaaaatataacttttCTGTAAGAAATATAAGTACATGATTTTACTTTTATGCAGAACTCCTAGAGTTGGTGTTTTATTACATTCATGGTTTTTGATATTAGATCAACGGTGATTTTTTCTTTTAGCAATTTTTACAAAGTTTAGaacaaattacaaaattaacttaAACCCAATATTCCAAACTGATGGTTTAAGACTCTGGATGTTTGGGCAGGTTGCTGGTGGTGATGGTACAGTTGGTTGGGTGCTTGGATGTCTTGGAGTGCTTCATGAAAAGGATCAGTTTCCGGTTCCTCCTGTAGCTATTATTCCTCTTGGTACTGGCAATGACTTAGCTAGAAGTTTCGGTTGGGTAAGTTAACCCctttataaatttcaaatttgatgTTGTCTactgttttcttttctttgttcctCATGCTCTGAATGTGCACTGCAGGGAGGTTCATTTCCTTTTGCCCGGAGATCAGCTATTAAGAGAGCTTTGCAAAGAGCTACTAACGGTCGAATTTGCCATTTAGATAGGTAACTAGACATTTAGTACTATCTTTTGCTTATGGGGCGGCATACTGATGTTTTTTGGGTGATTGCCTTTTGTTTTATTAGTTTATAATCCTTTGTTGAGGACTCACTGTATGTATTAGTTTCTTGAAATTGAAACATGGGTTTGCATAAGACATCATTGTTGTATAAATCCTACTTTTTGgttatgttatatcaataattgtttcTTTGATGCAGTTGGCATGTTGTGGTGCAAATGCCTGGCGGAGAAGTTGTTGATCCTCCCCATTCTTTGAAGACTACCGAAGTGTGTGATGTTGATCAGGTAGTGAATTTCTCTGCTCTAAATCCTCTGTTTTATGCAATCAACTTCTACTGTGTGGCTAGTTTTGAACAAGTGAACATTCAAGCTTTATTGAGTCTTTTGAGGGTTAATAAAGTTTTATCTACTCTAGTTTATAAACTTTGACCATTAGGTTACTTAATTTGGGATTATTGGAATTCACCATTTATAAGCTGAGAATAACTTGCAGTAAGGTAATTATGTAAAAATGTGTTTGACTTTCTTTTTATTGAGATTATATTATAGACAAGTTCCTAAAAACAGAGTACCTTCTAGGTAATAGATTAAGATATTGTACTGTTTCTTTCTAAGTATTGTTGTGGTTTACCATCTGATTACTTAGACATGACGCATTAGtgttcttttctttaattaaaaaaTCGAGATTTCTTCTAATCGTGATTTGATGATCTTATGATGTGGAATTTCAAATTTAAGTGAGAAAAATCTTGTCTGTGACTGCAGAATTTGAAGATTGAAGGGCGTGTTCCAGACAAAGTAAACTGCTACGAAGGAGTTTTCTATAATTACTTTAGCATAGGTATAGTATCCCAGTTTAACTTCAGGATCTCGATTCTTCTAATTTCATGCATCTCGGAATTCACTTGGTGGGTAGCTGCATATGTTTTCTTCTTAGAACCAGAATAGAGTAGCTGCTATTTTATTCAAGAGAAACAGAATAGAGTAGTAGCATTCTGAACCAAATTTGTAATAGAGTCTGTAGATGATCAAACTTTTGTAAAGATTCCTTTGCtttattaaaataacttttaaatcATCTAAATACTATTTTCCTCTTACAATTGCATAAAGGTTCTAGTAAGTCCACACAAATATGAGCAGAGTTGTCTTCCTAGGAACAAATCTGTGCACATTCTTGCTTATGGTGctttttttattactattacaaCCATATTTGGTTCGTaagaatttttatgttttcatttAATTCAGGAATGGATGCGCAAGTGGCTTATGGATTTCATCATTTACGTAATGAGAAACCTTACCTTGCACAAGGTCCTATTTCAAATAAGGTATTTGTTGTGCTAAGTGGTTATATTGCCATCTAACAAATATACATGCCCAATTCAATGGTTTGCTTTGCTGAaactaatattatattataattggTCCATCTTTTGTGGTAGATTATTTACTCCGGTTACAGTTGCAGTCAGGGTTGGTTTCTCACACCTTGCATGAGTGATCCAAGTTTAAGGTTAGACATTATGATAGTTGTTTAGTTTCCATCTTATTTAATGATGGACAAATTCCATTTTCGAAGTAACAATGTTTTGAATGTAATATCACTCAAGCTAATGCTTGAATCATCTGGAGAAAGTGTAGCTAAGGCATTCTTGGTGCCGAAGGCAAGGCTAAAAAGTGTATTTACCTAACATAAGCTTTTGATGCTTAGATACATTAGTTTGAAAGGTGATGAGTGCCTAATTGACATTACTCCATGAAGTTTTCCTCTATTTTTACTTGGAATTTGACAATATATGTATgttttataatttgtattataaATGCACCTTGCTTTGCTTACGAATGTCTTTTTTGTGCATGTTAATAGTAATAAAACATTACCGCTGTTCTAATGCATGTGCTTTTCAAATGCTTGTTCAGTCACACCAACAAGTTTTTTAATATATCTTTTGTTTACCTGGCAAAAAATAATCTATGAATCCATGAAAAAATCTCTCTTTCTTGTTAATGGTGTTTTGCAGTCAACATTCTTCGTTTTgaagtaaatataattttaagatgTTTTAAATGCAGGGGACTCAATAACATTTTAAGTATCCACATTAAAAGGAAGAACTCCTCAAAATGGGAGCCGATCGAAATCCCTAGAAGGTACATTTCAAGTATCAATTTTATCTTGTTATGCATAAGCATCCTAATTGCTGTATTCATCTCTTTTTTTACTGTCATTGTGTTTACTTATCAACTGTTCATCTTCTCAATTTTTATTTAACCTTACTGTTTACCTACAAtatctataaatatttattttatataacctTCTGCATGACACCCTCTAATATTATGTTATTTTCTTTTAGTGTGAGGGCCATTGTTGCTTTAAATCTTCATAGTTATGGAAGTGGGCGAAATCCATGGGGTAATCTAAAGCCCGATTACTTGAAAAAGGTATGGTAAATCTCTTCAGATTGCTTAGTAATAGTCTTTGTATAGTGTTCATAGTACAATCTCTCTCCCCCCTTCTGCACTTTTTGGGTATACTCGAACTGTTTGCTTATATTTGATGGTTGGATTTAGATTTAAAAAGCCGAGCGATGAATGTGTATATTATACGGACTCTTCATTTTCCCTAAAATGCTCATATTTGATATGTGTGTGACACATTTGGACATCCATGTCAGTATTATCTTCCAAATATATGGACAAACATTAAAAAGAAGAGCATATCCATGTCACATACTTATATCAGACACTCACCCCTATCAAATGCTGAACTTTTGTCGGTTTAACCAAAAAACATTCGAAAGATGATACTGCTATGTTTTTCATTCAACACTGTGCATGCTTTAttgattatatttaattatttcaacTTTGTGGTCTATGCTTATGGTATAATATCAATGTTCTGAGTTATGATTTCTAGGCTGGTAGCGAGTTGCAAGTTACTCGGTCTTTTCGGTTTAATTTTAAGCTTTTACTGAGAAGCTTGATCAAAATCATAATCAAGTTACTCGGTCTTTTCGGTTTAATTTTAAGCTTTTATTGAGAAGCTTGATCAAAATCATAATCTAATAATAGTTGCCTTCAATTATTTTTCAGAGAGGCTTTGTCGAGGCCCATGTTGATGATGGTATACTAGAA
Above is a genomic segment from Gossypium arboreum isolate Shixiya-1 chromosome 8, ASM2569848v2, whole genome shotgun sequence containing:
- the LOC108468142 gene encoding diacylglycerol kinase 7, translated to MAKPSSEGDSSTASRTGSRSTMRESSLKGCGFSSFTGFRAEKEDVLRLAMPLYLRLAMLDCIKKKDVDAGDQHFQTSGSEDDPCCENPVVVFINPKSGGRNGSVLQDRLQHMISQEQVFDLHNVKPDEFVRYGLGCLEKWAEKDNCAKETRKNIRVVVAGGDGTVGWVLGCLGVLHEKDQFPVPPVAIIPLGTGNDLARSFGWGGSFPFARRSAIKRALQRATNGRICHLDSWHVVVQMPGGEVVDPPHSLKTTEVCDVDQNLKIEGRVPDKVNCYEGVFYNYFSIGMDAQVAYGFHHLRNEKPYLAQGPISNKIIYSGYSCSQGWFLTPCMSDPSLRGLNNILSIHIKRKNSSKWEPIEIPRSVRAIVALNLHSYGSGRNPWGNLKPDYLKKRGFVEAHVDDGILEIFGLKQGWHASFVMVELISAKHIAQASSIRLELSGGDWRDAFLQMDGEPWKQPMSKEYSTIVEIKKVPFPSVMVNGE